From a single Gadus morhua chromosome 3, gadMor3.0, whole genome shotgun sequence genomic region:
- the LOC115539726 gene encoding myeloid-associated differentiation marker-like protein 2, which yields MDPPGGRYLDRRAACSPIGAARLSQLVLGCAVVAMVIHSAGYSGSYGVFCMAVWCLCFAVTTVIFFLDATRLYGCLPVSWGNLTVAFAALATLMYVTASVVYPLYFVSSECPYAGCEVRNFRIAVATCSMAATLAYGAEVVLSRRPGQAAAAGYMATPPGVLKVVQAFVACVIFGGVANGGGLAGRPGLVCCVAVWAGCFGLTSLLVLLAVCGRTGALRCLPWDRLLGAYGLLALLLYLSASVAWPVLCFDSKYGSPWRPASCPRGGCVWDSQLVVSVLSFLNLGLYAADLLYSQRPPPGPRAPGAPRPRV from the exons ATGGACCCCCCGGGGGGGCGCTACCTGGACCGGCGCGCGGCGTGCTCGCCCATCGGGGCGGCCCGGCTCAGCCAGCTGGTGCTGGGCTGTGCGGTGGTCGCCATGGTGATCCACAGCGCGGGCTACAGCGGCTCCTACGGCGTGTTCTGCATGGCCGTGTGGTGCCTCTGCTTCGCCGTCACCACGGTGATCTTCTTCCTGGACGCTACGCGGCTGTACGGCTGTCTGCCCGTCTCCTGGGGCAACCTCACCGTGGCCTTCGCCGCCCTCGCCACCCTCAT GTACGTGACGGCGTCGGTCGTCTACCCGCTCTACTTCGTCAGCTCTGAGTGCCCGTACGCCGGCTGCGAGGTTCGCAACTTCCGCATCGCCGTGGCGACCTGCTCCATGGCGGCCACGCTGGCCTACGGGGCGGAGGTGGTGCTGTCCCGCCGGCCCGgccaggccgccgccgccggctacATGGCCACGCCCCCGGGGGTCCTGAAGGTGGTGCAGGCCTTCGTGGCGTGCGTGATCTTCGGGGGCGTGGCCAACGGCGGGGGGCTGGCGGGCCGGCCCGGGCTGGTCTGCTGCGTGGCGGTGTGGGCGGGCTGCTTCGGCCTCACCtcgctgctggtgctgctggcggTGTGTGGCCGCACCGGGGCGCTGCGCTGCCTGCCCTGGGACCGCCTGCTGGGGGCGTACGGCCTGCTGGCCCTGCTGCTCTACCTCAGCGCCTCCGTGGCCTGGCCCGTGCTCTGCTTCGACAGCAAGTACGGCTCGCCCTGGCGCCCAGCGTCCTGCCCGCGGGGGGGCTGCGTCTGGGACAGCCAGCTGGTGGTCTCCGTCCTCTCCTTCCTGAACCTCGGCCTGTACGCCGCCGACCTCCTGTACTCCCAGAGGCCGCCCCCGGGGCCCCgcgcccccggggccccccgcccccgggtGTAG